A part of Bacteroidota bacterium genomic DNA contains:
- a CDS encoding Gfo/Idh/MocA family oxidoreductase yields MAPFGNRREFIKSTAAAGLGVGLTGNLPAIMPGGSPNEKVVVAVMGVNSRGGALANTFASQPGSEVAVICDVDERAIARCVKNVSERQDKTPEGEVDLRKVLERDDIDALVIAAPDHWHAPATLMAMQAGKHVYLEKPCSHNPLEGEILVKAQKKYNKVVQMGTQQRSDPRSIELVEMIRDGIIGHAYYGKAFYSNTRGTIGRGKPAEIPSWLNYDLWQGPAPRVDYRDNVVHYNWHWFWHWGTGEALNNGTHEVDVCRWALGVDYPTKVVSTGGRFHYDDDWEFYDTQIMSFEFEGGKGLSWEGRSCNGHKFFGRGRGATIHGTEGTALVDRDGYIIYDHRGNEVKRNLKSEASDQLNTVGADSQTDLHAANFLRGITDGESLHTPIDEAHKSVLLCQLGNIAQHTGEVLHCNPKNGRVYDKDVMENMWGRTYEPGWEMKI; encoded by the coding sequence ATGGCACCATTTGGTAATCGTCGCGAATTTATTAAATCAACCGCTGCTGCGGGGCTTGGCGTCGGACTCACCGGTAACCTGCCGGCCATTATGCCGGGTGGATCTCCCAATGAAAAAGTTGTTGTTGCGGTCATGGGCGTTAATAGCCGGGGTGGGGCGCTTGCCAATACATTCGCCTCTCAGCCAGGCTCGGAAGTTGCCGTAATTTGTGATGTAGATGAAAGGGCCATTGCGCGCTGTGTGAAAAATGTCTCTGAGCGGCAGGATAAAACGCCTGAAGGAGAAGTGGATTTGAGAAAAGTGCTGGAGCGCGATGACATCGATGCACTGGTTATTGCGGCGCCGGATCACTGGCATGCACCTGCAACGCTGATGGCCATGCAGGCTGGCAAACACGTGTACCTCGAAAAACCGTGTAGTCACAACCCGCTCGAAGGAGAGATCCTGGTCAAGGCGCAGAAGAAATACAACAAAGTTGTCCAGATGGGTACGCAGCAGCGTTCCGATCCACGCTCTATCGAATTGGTAGAGATGATCCGGGATGGTATCATCGGCCATGCCTACTACGGCAAAGCGTTCTACTCTAATACACGCGGTACAATTGGGCGGGGCAAGCCGGCTGAGATTCCATCCTGGCTCAACTATGATTTGTGGCAGGGACCTGCGCCCCGCGTTGACTACCGCGACAATGTGGTCCACTACAACTGGCACTGGTTCTGGCATTGGGGCACCGGCGAAGCCCTTAACAATGGCACGCACGAAGTAGATGTCTGCCGCTGGGCGCTTGGCGTAGACTATCCCACCAAGGTTGTATCCACTGGCGGTCGCTTCCACTACGACGACGACTGGGAGTTTTACGATACCCAGATTATGTCATTTGAGTTTGAAGGGGGCAAAGGACTCTCGTGGGAAGGAAGGAGCTGCAATGGCCATAAGTTCTTTGGTCGCGGTCGTGGCGCCACCATACACGGCACAGAAGGTACAGCACTGGTAGATCGGGATGGCTACATCATTTACGATCACAGGGGCAACGAGGTGAAGCGAAATCTGAAAAGCGAAGCCTCGGATCAGTTGAATACGGTGGGTGCAGATTCGCAGACTGATCTGCACGCAGCCAATTTCTTGCGGGGCATCACAGACGGTGAATCACTGCATACGCCAATCGACGAAGCGCACAAAAGCGTACTGCTCTGCCAGCTTGGCAACATCGCACAGCACACGGGTGAAGTATTGCATTGCAATCCGAAAAACGGCCGTGTATACGATAAAGATGTAATGGAGAATATGTGGGGTCGTACGTACGAGCCCGGTTGGGAGATGAAGATATAA
- a CDS encoding DinB family protein: MSHIAYIQRLFKYNDWANRETLASMRSSTRLPAPSLKRMAHVLAAEHVWFQRLRKEPVLVPVWPDWSLDEIDVQIDQMREGWESYLAALGELDLALTIKYANSSGKPFESRRDDVLQHVVAHGAYHRGQIASDLRAGGDTPAVTDLVFATRDGRL; this comes from the coding sequence ATGAGCCATATAGCATATATTCAACGCTTGTTCAAGTACAACGACTGGGCAAACAGGGAGACCCTTGCGTCGATGCGTAGCAGTACGCGGCTGCCGGCGCCCAGCCTCAAACGGATGGCCCATGTGCTGGCGGCAGAACACGTATGGTTTCAGCGGTTGAGAAAGGAGCCAGTGCTTGTGCCGGTGTGGCCAGACTGGTCGCTCGACGAAATTGACGTCCAGATCGATCAGATGCGCGAAGGTTGGGAGTCTTACCTTGCTGCGCTCGGTGAACTTGACCTGGCATTGACAATCAAATACGCAAATTCCAGCGGCAAGCCTTTTGAAAGCCGGCGAGACGATGTATTGCAACACGTTGTTGCCCACGGCGCATACCACCGTGGGCAAATCGCCAGCGACTTGCGGGCCGGCGGCGATACACCAGCCGTGACAGACCTTGTCTTTGCTACCCGCGATGGCCGTCTCTAA
- a CDS encoding DUF1572 family protein has translation MHENDQAFLKLSAHYLRDHYGPKILRCLEDMDEDQIWWRPNAESNSLGNLILHLCGNARQWIVSGVGNKPDIRERQAEFSELGPMPVDVLKHLLNTTIDAVCDVILHVEPEVLQETRTIQGNKVQVLEAIYHVVEHFSMHTGQIIYITKLHQGKDLAFYKVTDDGSAFPQW, from the coding sequence ATGCATGAAAACGATCAGGCTTTTCTAAAGCTTTCTGCTCACTATCTAAGAGACCATTATGGTCCGAAAATTCTTCGGTGCCTGGAAGACATGGACGAAGATCAAATCTGGTGGCGTCCGAATGCAGAGTCTAATAGCCTGGGTAACCTGATTTTACATTTATGCGGCAATGCCCGGCAGTGGATTGTAAGTGGTGTGGGTAACAAGCCGGATATTCGGGAGCGACAGGCAGAATTTAGCGAGTTGGGGCCAATGCCTGTTGATGTCCTCAAACATCTTTTGAATACAACCATCGATGCGGTCTGCGATGTGATCTTACACGTAGAACCGGAAGTATTGCAAGAGACACGGACCATCCAGGGCAACAAGGTGCAAGTGCTCGAGGCCATTTACCATGTGGTTGAGCATTTTTCCATGCACACTGGCCAAATTATCTATATTACAAAACTACATCAGGGCAAAGACCTGGCGTTTTATAAAGTGACCGATGATGGCAGTGCCTTTCCCCAGTGGTGA
- a CDS encoding universal stress protein, with amino-acid sequence MKNNVNILIAHDFSDCSTQALNYGIEFAIENQATLHFLYVDVQYQAPGSPVVSGHPDAVELREKLITSIDNSFAELGFSIEDIPEIKFAVQRHIAAAPAIVTYCSDHKIDLVVLGTHGRRGLTRKLLGSVAEEVVRLAPCTVFTVQEELPFKPLITRLHAVAVPFDFSDHAHKALLFAKEVAATFGATMDVIHVIEEHLHNTFYREGIAGVYDSGVNLEEKVKTALATIVSELPGDPVPVALSVLTGHPVKQTISWLQKQAHNLAVVSTTGHIGLERAMLGSVAERIVRLAPCPVFTFKPIQLPRSNSVARQAPEKNLL; translated from the coding sequence ATGAAGAACAATGTCAACATCCTGATTGCACACGACTTCTCGGATTGCTCAACCCAGGCCCTCAACTACGGCATCGAGTTCGCCATAGAAAACCAGGCAACATTGCATTTTCTGTACGTCGATGTACAATACCAGGCCCCGGGCAGCCCGGTTGTATCAGGGCACCCGGATGCAGTAGAGCTAAGGGAAAAGTTAATAACAAGCATCGACAATAGCTTTGCTGAATTGGGCTTTTCTATTGAGGATATTCCAGAAATCAAATTTGCAGTACAACGCCACATTGCGGCAGCCCCCGCGATTGTCACCTATTGTAGCGATCACAAGATCGACCTGGTTGTACTGGGCACCCATGGCCGGCGAGGCCTGACACGCAAATTGCTTGGCAGCGTTGCAGAAGAAGTTGTGCGCCTCGCTCCCTGTACCGTCTTCACTGTACAGGAAGAACTGCCCTTTAAGCCGCTTATTACCCGCCTCCATGCTGTTGCTGTGCCTTTCGACTTCTCGGACCACGCGCACAAGGCTTTGCTTTTTGCTAAAGAAGTAGCCGCAACGTTTGGGGCAACAATGGATGTTATTCACGTCATCGAAGAACACCTGCACAACACTTTCTACAGGGAAGGTATCGCCGGCGTCTATGACAGTGGCGTCAACCTCGAAGAAAAAGTAAAAACAGCGCTCGCCACAATTGTTAGCGAATTACCGGGCGACCCGGTACCTGTAGCGCTCTCGGTACTCACCGGCCACCCGGTCAAACAAACCATCAGTTGGCTGCAAAAGCAGGCGCATAATCTGGCAGTGGTGTCTACAACCGGTCATATCGGACTCGAACGCGCCATGCTGGGCAGTGTGGCGGAGCGGATCGTACGGCTGGCGCCTTGCCCTGTCTTCACCTTCAAACCCATCCAGCTTCCACGAAGCAACTCCGTCGCACGTCAGGCACCTGAAAAAAACCTGTTATAA
- a CDS encoding universal stress protein, which yields MLTINKILFPTDFSACAERAFSHAAELAVLFEAEIHTFHARVRQQEDYPALQHLLDLPEDTIPKSPHVHPPEHTTATPNLVIKADATAKSACDAILSYTESREIDLIVMGSHGRRGPRRLFLGSTAECVIRNASCPVITLRDGAKTMKNGKINRILVPVDFSDFSREALAHAVALATLTGASITLIHVIEEAFLPTVYGVDPVNFISDPLKKKYDKALTELGASMVPAGINVHVKTQVGHAAESITAFAETEGIDLIILASHGLTGLKRFFLGSTAASLNRQAPCAVLTVKSFGKKLVKTSAASNTRTNEAEPA from the coding sequence ATGCTCACGATAAACAAGATCCTGTTCCCAACCGATTTTTCAGCGTGTGCTGAACGCGCATTCTCACATGCAGCAGAGCTCGCTGTGCTTTTTGAAGCAGAAATCCATACGTTTCACGCACGCGTGAGGCAGCAAGAAGATTACCCGGCCCTGCAGCATTTGCTAGATCTACCAGAAGACACAATCCCGAAATCGCCCCACGTGCATCCGCCGGAGCACACCACAGCAACACCCAATCTCGTGATCAAAGCTGATGCTACAGCCAAGTCAGCCTGCGATGCAATTTTGAGTTATACCGAGAGCAGGGAAATTGATTTGATTGTGATGGGCAGCCACGGGCGCCGCGGACCTCGCCGACTCTTCCTCGGCAGTACAGCAGAATGTGTTATCAGAAACGCCAGTTGCCCTGTGATAACCCTGCGTGATGGCGCCAAAACAATGAAAAACGGAAAGATCAACCGCATCCTGGTCCCCGTTGATTTTTCTGACTTTTCGAGAGAAGCCCTTGCCCATGCTGTTGCGCTGGCAACCCTTACCGGTGCGTCGATCACCTTGATTCACGTCATCGAAGAGGCCTTCCTGCCAACAGTCTACGGCGTTGATCCTGTAAACTTTATTTCTGACCCGTTAAAAAAGAAATATGACAAAGCACTTACCGAACTCGGTGCTTCTATGGTACCTGCCGGCATCAATGTACACGTAAAGACACAGGTGGGGCACGCCGCAGAGTCGATTACTGCATTTGCGGAAACGGAAGGCATAGACCTGATCATCCTGGCCTCGCACGGCTTAACCGGACTCAAACGGTTTTTCCTCGGAAGCACTGCAGCTTCATTAAATCGTCAGGCACCCTGCGCGGTCCTCACAGTCAAAAGTTTTGGCAAAAAGCTGGTCAAAACCAGCGCAGCAAGCAACACCAGAACCAACGAGGCTGAGCCGGCCTGA
- a CDS encoding universal stress protein, translated as MMDIKHVIVPTDFSDISKQALAFAFELAQKHDAQLDVVHVFEAPTFPSFYGAGALLLYGEVPDMKMQAATALQQLVAPYKEQAGIKLDAHVLEGRAADQICNFAQEAGADLIIIPTYGLTGLSHVLLGSVAERVVRHANTPVLVYKSIGVDSMSKAA; from the coding sequence ATGATGGATATCAAACACGTAATTGTCCCAACTGACTTTTCGGATATCTCAAAGCAAGCCCTTGCTTTTGCCTTTGAACTGGCCCAAAAACATGATGCGCAACTTGATGTTGTGCACGTATTTGAAGCCCCAACATTTCCTTCTTTTTACGGCGCCGGCGCGTTGCTCTTGTACGGTGAAGTGCCTGATATGAAAATGCAGGCAGCTACCGCACTGCAGCAACTCGTGGCCCCTTACAAAGAGCAGGCAGGCATAAAGCTGGATGCACACGTCCTTGAAGGCAGGGCCGCTGACCAGATTTGCAACTTTGCGCAGGAAGCCGGCGCCGACCTGATCATCATTCCTACCTATGGCCTGACCGGTTTGAGCCACGTTTTACTTGGCAGCGTCGCAGAAAGGGTTGTGAGGCACGCAAACACCCCCGTATTGGTGTATAAATCAATCGGGGTTGACAGCATGTCGAAAGCAGCGTAG
- a CDS encoding PAS domain S-box protein codes for MTCILYGPIDGEAATTLQETLAANSIALTPIDNTDTLQELIASTEPLVLFFTTCDPDILALADTCCDLNQKTVLKVLLYDATSTNPLKLPCAAHLDDVMPWQTSFDARLHYLIHRARRRAAAYKTASALETSQANAHAVLDTTVDGIITIDEDRIIQSYNRAAEQIFGYTEDEVIGNNVNMLMPPPFREEHDGYVKSYHETNHKKIIGIGREVRGLRKNGEVFPMELAVSEIKHLTHRTYTGIIRDISVRRELEVALLHASEEERRRIGQDLHDGLGQMLTGIGLIAKNMAKSLATEHPESSTGMFELVELVKSADEQARSISRSLIPIELENGGLKAAILRLGVNIERLYGIPCDYKETGPMPDISANVKTHFFRIVQEAINNAAKHSKASRITTAVASSKNHLRAHIQDNGIGIDLQHLNGRGMGLRIMQHRANVIGASLQVRPGTPGGTTITCTLPLST; via the coding sequence GTGACGTGTATCCTATACGGGCCTATTGACGGTGAAGCTGCCACGACACTGCAAGAAACACTGGCAGCCAATTCAATTGCGTTGACGCCAATTGACAATACAGACACGTTGCAAGAATTAATTGCATCCACAGAGCCGCTGGTTCTTTTTTTCACAACCTGTGACCCCGACATTCTTGCCCTGGCGGATACATGCTGTGATCTCAACCAAAAAACCGTACTCAAAGTGCTGCTGTACGATGCAACATCCACAAACCCGCTCAAACTCCCCTGTGCAGCGCACCTGGATGATGTTATGCCATGGCAAACAAGTTTTGATGCTCGGCTACACTACCTAATCCATCGTGCACGCCGGCGCGCAGCCGCCTACAAAACGGCATCTGCCCTCGAAACCAGCCAGGCAAATGCACACGCGGTACTCGATACCACAGTTGATGGCATCATCACAATCGACGAAGACCGCATCATCCAATCGTACAACAGGGCTGCTGAACAAATTTTTGGCTATACGGAAGATGAGGTCATCGGTAACAACGTAAATATGCTCATGCCGCCCCCCTTCAGGGAAGAACACGACGGCTATGTAAAAAGCTACCACGAAACGAACCACAAGAAAATTATTGGTATTGGCAGGGAGGTACGCGGGCTCCGTAAAAATGGTGAAGTCTTTCCGATGGAACTAGCGGTTAGTGAAATCAAACACCTCACCCATCGCACCTACACCGGCATCATTCGGGATATTTCAGTTCGCCGCGAACTGGAAGTTGCGCTGTTGCATGCCAGCGAAGAAGAGCGCCGGCGGATTGGCCAGGACCTGCACGATGGCCTTGGGCAAATGCTCACCGGTATCGGCTTGATTGCCAAGAATATGGCAAAGTCGCTCGCGACTGAACATCCGGAGTCGTCTACAGGGATGTTTGAGCTGGTTGAACTTGTAAAGTCTGCAGATGAACAGGCGCGGAGTATCTCCCGCTCCCTGATCCCTATCGAATTGGAAAACGGTGGACTGAAAGCAGCCATTCTCCGACTCGGCGTCAACATTGAGCGGTTGTATGGCATTCCTTGTGATTACAAAGAAACCGGCCCGATGCCTGATATTTCTGCAAACGTAAAAACACATTTTTTTCGGATCGTACAGGAAGCCATTAACAATGCCGCCAAACACAGCAAAGCCTCCCGCATTACAACCGCTGTAGCTTCCAGCAAAAACCATTTGCGCGCCCATATACAAGACAATGGCATCGGCATCGATTTGCAACACCTCAACGGCCGCGGTATGGGCCTACGCATCATGCAGCACCGCGCCAACGTAATCGGCGCCAGCCTCCAGGTAAGGCCCGGTACCCCCGGTGGGACCACCATCACATGCACCTTGCCACTATCGACCTAA
- a CDS encoding response regulator transcription factor — protein MKKKVIIVDDHPLMRKGLALTLATEGGLDVCAQAESAEEALEQLGDVNPDVAVVDISLPGMSGLELIKHLHIFNPTLKIIVVSRHDEALYAERAIRAGARGYVMKLEAGEVIVDAVNKVLMGGIYVSPEINERLLMGMLSGKNTGAQSPLELLSDRELEVFELTGHGMATRDIAERLHLSVKTVESYRARIKNKLSLQNATELMQQAVQWIESVKAG, from the coding sequence ATGAAGAAAAAAGTGATTATTGTGGATGACCATCCCCTGATGCGTAAAGGGCTGGCGCTCACCCTTGCCACAGAAGGCGGGTTGGATGTATGCGCACAAGCTGAAAGCGCAGAAGAAGCCCTGGAGCAGCTAGGTGATGTAAATCCGGATGTTGCCGTCGTGGATATTTCCCTGCCAGGCATGAGCGGCCTCGAACTCATCAAGCACTTGCATATTTTTAACCCCACCCTGAAAATCATTGTTGTATCGAGACACGATGAGGCTTTGTATGCGGAACGGGCCATTCGAGCCGGCGCCCGGGGCTATGTAATGAAACTGGAAGCGGGCGAAGTGATTGTGGATGCTGTTAACAAAGTATTGATGGGGGGCATTTATGTAAGCCCGGAAATCAATGAACGTTTGCTGATGGGCATGCTTTCGGGAAAAAACACTGGGGCCCAATCTCCACTGGAATTGCTCAGTGATCGCGAACTGGAGGTTTTTGAGCTAACCGGGCATGGCATGGCGACACGCGATATTGCTGAACGGCTGCACCTGTCTGTTAAAACCGTCGAGTCTTATCGCGCGCGTATCAAAAACAAGCTCTCCCTGCAGAACGCAACCGAACTCATGCAGCAGGCTGTGCAGTGGATTGAAAGCGTCAAAGCCGGCTAG
- a CDS encoding DUF1553 domain-containing protein codes for MRVFWYSRISLFKPAYILGLAILFTGGCSRTAVDPALEEALPALVDYNFHIKPILSDRCFTCHGPDENTREAELRLDTPEGLFATLSSSSGKAIVPGNAHKSELIKRIRHDDPEEVMPPPASNLTVSDYEVALLQRWIEQGANWKQHWSFIPPTTPTPPAVDQTAWVTNEIDQFVVDRLEREGLAPAQTAAPEQLVRRLTFDLTGLPPTLEELDAFLADTSLQAYETLVDQLLAKKAFGERMASEWLDIARYADTGGYQSDRLRRMWPWRDWVIDAFNTNLGYDKFVTWQLAGDLLPNPTQEQVLATAFNRNHRQTEEGGSIEEEFRMEYVADRTNTMSTAFMGLTMECARCHDHKYDPISQKEYYQLFAFFNNIDESGQTSFFTDAVPVPTMLLSDRDTIDALEQTRQAIARKAAELDTHMQASTAAFESWFTGLKASPLSQAPPKGLTTHIPFETIADEQTPNLANRRQPGHTIFNPEITSGKVGQAVQFDGENGLEFKGAGVFERTDAFTVAFWMKATKWNPWNALVHRTKATYDAGSRGYELSLEHNKLVAGLSHMWPENAIRVITTDSLPANTWVHVAMTYNGSSKADGVSLYVNGKPAATETIRDNLTRTIKYERVEVNLTTGYRFRDTGFQDGLLDDLRVYNRALTPFELTYLTGDDPFQAILGKSPATLAAADRDALTAFYREHADPAYRTLQTDLKRLRVRENEQVTPIHEMMVMREMQERRPTHILRRGAYDDKGEEVSPGTPAAMLAFDEALPQNRLGLATWLTDAQHPLTARVAVNRFWQMFFEQGLVVTPDDFGSQGALPSHPALLDWLATTFVDSDWDVKAMLKTIVMSSTYRQASAVSPELRSIDPANQLLARGPKKRLAAEMIRDNALATSALLVDKVGGPPVKPYQPAGLWKEKSGTAYERDTGEGLYRRSLYTFWRRTSPPPSMITFDATRRNMCVVRRQQTSTPMQALVLLNDPQYVEASRILAQRLLQSSDASLQSTITQAFRLLTSRPPTAVELDIMRQTYEEQLAEFSANQADATQLLQIGDTAWDRTLAPEKLAATTILVNTVMNFEAAIINR; via the coding sequence ATGCGCGTTTTTTGGTATTCCCGCATTTCCCTTTTCAAGCCTGCGTATATCCTTGGTCTGGCTATCCTTTTTACCGGAGGATGTTCTCGCACAGCTGTAGATCCCGCGCTTGAAGAGGCCCTGCCAGCCCTCGTCGATTACAATTTCCACATCAAGCCCATTCTTTCGGATCGCTGTTTCACGTGCCACGGCCCAGATGAAAACACCCGCGAAGCTGAGCTCAGGCTGGACACGCCAGAAGGACTTTTTGCCACCCTTTCTTCTTCATCAGGCAAAGCTATTGTGCCCGGAAATGCGCATAAAAGTGAGCTTATTAAACGTATTCGACATGATGATCCGGAAGAAGTGATGCCACCGCCGGCATCTAACCTGACCGTATCCGACTATGAAGTAGCGCTGCTGCAACGATGGATCGAACAAGGAGCCAACTGGAAACAGCATTGGTCTTTTATCCCGCCCACTACGCCAACGCCGCCAGCCGTTGATCAAACCGCGTGGGTCACAAACGAAATTGACCAGTTTGTTGTGGATCGCCTTGAAAGAGAAGGCCTTGCACCTGCCCAAACGGCTGCACCTGAGCAGCTAGTCCGCCGGCTTACGTTTGACCTCACCGGCCTCCCGCCAACACTGGAAGAACTGGATGCCTTTCTTGCAGACACCTCCCTGCAGGCTTACGAAACCCTCGTTGACCAACTCCTTGCAAAAAAAGCGTTTGGGGAACGCATGGCGAGCGAATGGCTCGATATTGCACGCTATGCTGATACGGGAGGCTATCAATCAGACCGGCTACGCCGCATGTGGCCGTGGCGCGATTGGGTAATCGATGCATTTAACACCAATCTGGGTTATGACAAGTTTGTCACCTGGCAACTTGCTGGCGACCTCCTCCCCAATCCTACCCAGGAGCAAGTCCTGGCTACTGCTTTTAACCGTAACCACAGGCAAACGGAAGAAGGAGGCAGCATCGAGGAGGAATTCAGGATGGAGTACGTGGCTGATCGAACGAACACCATGTCCACAGCTTTCATGGGCCTGACCATGGAATGCGCCCGCTGTCATGACCACAAATACGACCCCATCTCCCAAAAAGAATACTACCAGCTCTTTGCCTTTTTCAATAACATCGATGAATCTGGCCAGACCTCATTTTTTACGGATGCTGTGCCCGTGCCAACGATGTTGTTGTCTGACAGAGACACCATTGACGCACTTGAACAAACGCGGCAAGCGATTGCACGCAAAGCGGCTGAACTTGACACACACATGCAGGCGTCAACCGCTGCGTTTGAGTCCTGGTTTACAGGGTTAAAAGCATCCCCCCTTTCGCAGGCGCCTCCCAAAGGCCTCACAACGCATATTCCTTTTGAAACCATTGCCGATGAGCAAACGCCAAACCTGGCAAACCGCCGGCAACCCGGACACACCATCTTTAATCCCGAAATTACTTCAGGCAAAGTTGGGCAGGCTGTTCAATTTGATGGCGAGAATGGACTAGAATTCAAAGGCGCCGGCGTATTTGAGCGAACAGATGCATTTACCGTCGCTTTCTGGATGAAAGCAACCAAATGGAATCCATGGAATGCGCTCGTGCATCGCACAAAGGCAACGTACGATGCCGGCAGCCGTGGCTATGAACTGTCGCTTGAGCATAACAAGCTGGTTGCCGGCCTTAGTCATATGTGGCCCGAAAACGCAATTCGCGTAATCACAACCGACAGTTTGCCGGCAAATACGTGGGTCCATGTGGCCATGACCTACAATGGCTCCAGCAAAGCAGACGGGGTTTCGCTCTATGTAAACGGCAAGCCGGCGGCAACAGAAACCATCCGGGATAACCTTACCCGAACGATCAAATACGAACGTGTTGAAGTAAACCTGACCACGGGCTACCGATTCCGAGACACAGGATTCCAGGACGGCCTGCTCGATGATCTGCGTGTATATAACCGGGCGCTTACGCCGTTTGAGTTAACCTATCTCACAGGTGATGATCCTTTTCAGGCAATCCTCGGGAAATCTCCTGCAACCCTTGCAGCAGCTGACCGAGACGCGCTCACAGCTTTTTACAGGGAGCATGCAGATCCGGCATACCGAACCTTGCAGACTGACCTCAAGCGGCTGCGGGTACGCGAAAATGAGCAAGTGACCCCCATTCACGAAATGATGGTGATGCGGGAGATGCAGGAACGCCGGCCCACCCACATCCTCCGACGCGGTGCATACGACGACAAAGGCGAAGAGGTATCCCCTGGTACGCCAGCCGCGATGCTGGCCTTCGACGAAGCGTTACCACAAAACAGACTTGGGCTTGCAACATGGTTAACGGATGCGCAGCACCCGCTCACTGCGCGCGTTGCCGTCAACAGATTCTGGCAGATGTTTTTCGAGCAGGGCCTCGTTGTTACACCGGATGATTTTGGGAGCCAGGGCGCATTGCCAAGCCATCCGGCATTACTCGACTGGCTTGCGACAACCTTCGTCGACTCAGACTGGGACGTCAAAGCCATGCTTAAAACGATTGTGATGTCTTCTACCTACCGACAGGCATCAGCGGTCTCCCCGGAACTACGCAGCATCGATCCGGCAAATCAGTTACTCGCACGAGGCCCCAAAAAGCGGCTGGCTGCAGAGATGATTCGAGATAACGCGCTTGCCACCAGTGCGCTGCTTGTCGACAAAGTTGGCGGCCCGCCTGTTAAGCCTTATCAGCCAGCGGGGCTTTGGAAAGAGAAATCGGGTACAGCCTACGAACGCGACACGGGTGAAGGCCTGTATCGCAGAAGCCTGTACACCTTCTGGCGGCGCACCTCTCCTCCGCCCTCCATGATTACCTTTGATGCAACACGGCGCAACATGTGTGTCGTGCGCCGGCAACAAACAAGCACCCCCATGCAGGCACTTGTATTGCTCAACGACCCGCAATACGTAGAAGCCTCTCGTATACTCGCACAACGGCTGCTGCAAAGCTCCGATGCATCACTTCAATCCACAATCACACAGGCTTTTCGTCTGCTGACGAGCCGACCGCCAACCGCGGTAGAGCTAGATATCATGCGGCAGACTTATGAAGAGCAACTTGCAGAATTCAGCGCAAACCAGGCAGATGCCACCCAATTGCTTCAAATTGGAGATACTGCGTGGGACCGTACCCTGGCCCCCGAAAAACTCGCAGCCACAACTATCCTGGTCAATACGGTGATGAACTTCGAAGCAGCCATCATCAACCGCTAA